The stretch of DNA taacaCTGTTAACattatcttaaaattaaaatataaaataaataataatttatgttatttatactTTAAGCTTGTaaaagtgaatttatttattgttttttcttattattatgaTCTAAAAAGACTTGTTAATATGAATtacaagagaaaataataaataaaaattgattagatttttgtttataaataaataatataccaaacaaaaatataaaaaaaaaatgattttaaagtaaatatttgtttttacaatttcaaaatataaattttaatatatttttttacttttaaacttTTAACAAATCCTTTTCACCATGATGGGGTATTTTTTTTTGCCCTTCCGAAAAGAATGAGATGCATAGGGGACCATTAGTTGTCTGTTGGCATTTATCATAAATAAAGTCAGCGATGTCATTTGAAGCATTTAATTTTGTCAGCAATAAATCTGACAAAATATACTCGAAAGCAACTAGCCAACTACTTGTTTGTAATTATTGCTTATTCCAAAATCATCTTTCTAGTTTCAGTTTCAGAAATATTTCTTTCCCATTTATGAGATGCAGATAATAAGacagacaaaaaataaaaccatCATTCTGAGAAtaaatccatttttgtttgattaTCCAAATGTTAGATTTTTAACTTGGTTACCATTTGCCTTAAATAAATGGAGGGTTTTGATTaagtaaataacatttttattttgatatagtATTATCATTCTATAAATCACAAACATTGTATGTGTCATTAATAAAGgcaaaatagtatttttaataatttgatggttataattgattgataattttttacatcGACTTATGtataatatgaattaaattctataaataattaagatGAAATACAAAATTTTAGTTAATGTAAAACAATGCATCTAGCTTGAAAATTGATAACTGAAGAAATGGGATTAATTTCAAATAGAGAGACATTAAAGTTGGTTGATGGTTATCTGATTCTAGAATATTTATTGTGCATGTGACAGGAACCTGGGAAAGCAGAAGGTGAATTTGCCAAAGTGGGGGCAGAACTGTTGCTTAAGGGCATGCTGACAAGTCGTAGAACTGGGCCACCAATCCTACCCAAAGAAGGAATGGGTTCTAATCTAGATCCTTCAAGTCCACATCCACTCCCTTCATGGCTCTCCCAAGAAGATCTGTCTTACTATGCTTCTAAATTTGATAAATCAGGATTCACTGGTCCCCTTAACTACTATAGAAATCTCAACTTGTAATTCTTTCTTACTTTCTCATTTTCCATATTTACTACATGCTCCCTTCTCCATCATTCACGTGTCATTTATATTTCTTATATCTACATATACATTCTTTTATTCCACCTTTAGTCCTCCAAATATTAAAGGTGTACAGTTTTGATATCACATGATACATTACTGTTACATTTCAAATATTGACTAACTAAAATTGGACAATCTTAATATAGTGAAACTAATAGTACAATTCTATATCTATGTAGTGTACCCGTTGTGAAATTCTTTTCGAGACTGTTGTAAATTGATCATTGATATTTTGGAGAACATTTGTAAAATTAGTATTAATATcagtttatttaataataattgtaattttgacaGAAATTGGGAGCTTACTACAGCATGGACTGGAGCAAAAGTGAAAGTACATGTGAAATTCATCACAGGTGATTTGGATTTAGTTTACAATTCGTTGGGCACTAAGCAATATATTGAGAGCAGTGGTTTCAAGAGAGATGTGCCAAATTTGGAAGAAGTTGTTATTCAAGAAGGTGTTGTTCACTTCAACAACCAAGAAGCTGCTGAGGATATCACCAATcacatttatgaatttatcaagAAGTTCTGATTTTGTCACttgttttagttaaaaatcaTCTTCTAATAAATAATTACGCCGCAATTTGCAAGCTAGCTCGTTGCTATTAAGTGTTATTTGTACTAATCGTGATTGTGTTGTTATGGAAACTTTTTCTTTGTTTGTATTTGGATCCTCTTCTTAAATCTAATGGTTCCTACCTCTACAGCGTTATACCGTAGTTTTAGAGGATTATGGTTCGTTTTCGTTTTGCACTCTAGATTGTAACTCTTGATCTAATgaacttaaaattattttcttatatgtttttgtttttgcttCAATTACTTGTCAATTGTGACTACTCAATTATCAAAATTGGATGAAGATACCCTTTTAAAATGTTTAGATTCGCTCCccgttaaaatattaaattattatgttttAAGGGAAAAGTCATggaaagaaaatattttctagATTTATGATACGTGATCGTGTCGAGTTGATAGTAGTGGTCTTTTTATTTATCGCTCTACTTTTAAAATACACAATTACCATGTGACTATTTTCTTTGAGTCTTTTATCTATATATTCATAAAGTTCACCCAGTGGCGGagcttgataaaaaaatttggggtggccgacataaaaatataatatataataaattaaatatataaataatattatataacaaaaaattaaattgtaataaatataagGTGAACtatcaaacaccttatattcaacaacaaaactaaaacactttatatatgcaacaacaaaactaaaacactttttatagacaaaaatactcgaacaaaaatgcaacaaaactcaaacaccttatattcagcaaaaaaaactcaaacacttcatgaacataaaatcaaacatcttatgtgcaacaaaaaaaaccaaaacacttcatatggacataaaatcaaacaccttatgtgcaacacaaaaactctaaacaaaaatcagcactaatgtctaattgaaactccaaatcaaagctTCAAACTCAACACTAACAAAATAACCTTTAAATTTCATGCTAACTGAACAAATAAGCAAAAAGTAGAATTACACACAAATATGGGGCACTGCCATATAAGTTAAATTCTAACACCGGAGCGACGATCTGAAAATTAACAgaattgaaatcaaaataaactaACTAACAGAGGAGCGACTCGAATTAACagaattccaaatcaaaattaactaataaaaatcagtactaataaaatagaaatcCCAATCTTTTGAACAAAGCAGCAACACGATCTGGAGACAGATGAAGTTGCGGCGAACAGAGAGGCAAGAGCGAACGGCCACGAAGGCAGTCAGGCAGAGGCGGCCGCAGGCCCGCAGCAAATAGAGAAGCGATTGATTCCTGATCTGGCAGAGAAGCAGAGAAGTGATCTGAGGCGGCAGCGCGATTGTTGTGATTTCTGGAGAAGGGAGAGAGAAAGGTTGTAACTTTGCAAAAGGGAGAGAGAGATGAAGGCTTGGAAGAGAGAGGAAGGCTTGGGGTGGCCGCTGCCCCCCTGTCCCTACTAAGCTCCGCCACTGAGTCCACCAGAACCTTCTAGATAAAAAGGTGACTTTGGAATCAAGCAACAATTCACATCTCTACTTGCAAGAGTAGCATACATTGCAATAGATCCTGCACATTGAATTAATGCATATATGACATAATGCGTGAAAAAAGGTtacataatataatttaaaggaCTGTTACCACTATATCAACCCATTAGCTTGACGACACATATACCATTTTCGACACTTTCAACTTAACATGTGTTGCATTTATAGCACCTCCTCAACAACGGTGTCTAATCCAAAGGACTTATCAATAATCTATTAAACAAGAAAGAAGAATTAAACCAATGAGTAGTAATAAATGGATTCAAATTATACAAATATGCAAGAAAAAGGACATACTAGGATATCATTATTTGCGGTTTTTGGGATTCCTACAACTTAACATTTTAGACAAGTTTGGTAGtctcatttaaattataataccTCAAAAAAATTAGATGCACCCTTCTGAATTCCATCTCCTCCAATTATATAAacctaaaaatatttacaaggaTGTTAATGAATTTGTACAAtacaaaaaaaagtatattattaaTTGTAAAATAGAAATGAACCTGATTGATTCGTCGATCTTGAATATTGTCAACAATATTGTTTGTGTCATGTCCTCCTCGTGAAATACCAAGGATAGTTCCACTTCTCTTATTGTGAGGAACTGTCTCATCAACATTCACAAATTATTGTCCGGCAAAATGCAAGTAAAATTCAGTTTATCAATCAAGAAAATCAGTaaagagaaaatgagaaaaataaaaactcactTAGCAACTGAGTAGGCAGGGATGTCT from Cicer arietinum cultivar CDC Frontier isolate Library 1 chromosome 3, Cicar.CDCFrontier_v2.0, whole genome shotgun sequence encodes:
- the LOC101501582 gene encoding epoxide hydrolase 2-like — translated: MLTSRRTGPPILPKEGMGSNLDPSSPHPLPSWLSQEDLSYYASKFDKSGFTGPLNYYRNLNLNWELTTAWTGAKVKVHVKFITGDLDLVYNSLGTKQYIESSGFKRDVPNLEEVVIQEGVVHFNNQEAAEDITNHIYEFIKKF